Proteins encoded by one window of bacterium:
- the rpsP gene encoding 30S ribosomal protein S16: MVKIRMSRYGRKKSPFYRIVAVDERKRRQSDYIELLGYYNPQRKEEFKIDKDRVNYWISQGAQTSETVAKLIKTAS, encoded by the coding sequence ATGGTAAAAATTAGAATGAGCCGCTACGGCCGTAAAAAAAGTCCGTTTTATAGAATTGTTGCTGTTGATGAACGCAAGCGTCGTCAGAGTGATTACATTGAGCTATTGGGTTACTACAACCCACAAAGAAAAGAAGAGTTTAAAATTGACAAAGATAGAGTGAATTACTGGATCTCTCAAGGTGCTCAAACCTCTGAAACTGTTGCTAAACTTATCAAAACAGCGAGCTAA
- a CDS encoding KH domain-containing protein codes for MLKDLLTEMISNLVDHPDDVSINEIAGEHTHIFELRVNKEDLGKVIGKQGRTAKAIRTILSAASVKDNKRAMLEILD; via the coding sequence ATGTTAAAAGATCTTCTAACTGAAATGATATCCAATCTTGTTGATCATCCTGATGATGTCTCTATCAATGAGATCGCAGGCGAACATACCCATATTTTTGAGTTGCGCGTAAATAAAGAAGATCTAGGGAAAGTGATTGGCAAGCAGGGTAGAACAGCAAAAGCGATTCGTACCATTTTGAGCGCTGCCAGTGTTAAAGATAACAAGCGTGCCATGCTTGAAATTCTTGACTGA
- the rimM gene encoding ribosome maturation factor RimM (Essential for efficient processing of 16S rRNA): MSSAEEYITLGKVGKAKGLLGHFFVQLYHESSEFFSYADCIYIGENFKPYFIVSAKFEKDRWLVAVEGVDDRSKAQALVNQTIFYPREDLPEIMDDEVYVHDLIGLQAVDQDKNVLGVVEGVIESKAHEILNIKEIKTGKEWFCPFHEQYVDSIDLDKREICLKNWEELHAI, encoded by the coding sequence GTGTCTTCTGCCGAAGAATATATTACGCTAGGAAAAGTAGGAAAAGCCAAGGGCCTTTTGGGCCATTTTTTTGTTCAGCTTTATCATGAAAGCTCGGAGTTTTTTTCTTATGCAGACTGCATCTATATAGGAGAAAACTTTAAGCCTTATTTCATTGTGTCCGCCAAATTTGAAAAAGATCGTTGGTTGGTTGCGGTTGAAGGTGTTGATGACCGATCTAAGGCGCAAGCCCTGGTCAATCAGACCATTTTTTATCCAAGAGAAGATTTGCCTGAAATTATGGATGATGAAGTTTATGTTCACGATTTAATTGGACTGCAAGCTGTAGATCAAGACAAGAATGTTTTAGGAGTCGTTGAAGGTGTCATTGAAAGCAAAGCCCATGAAATTTTAAATATTAAAGAGATAAAAACCGGTAAAGAGTGGTTTTGTCCTTTTCATGAGCAGTATGTTGATAGCATTGACTTGGATAAAAGAGAGATTTGCTTAAAAAACTGGGAGGAATTGCATGCAATTTGA
- the trmD gene encoding tRNA (guanosine(37)-N1)-methyltransferase TrmD: MQFDVITLVPEYIESIRINTLWRRAEEKSLLALQCHQLRDYGLGPQKLVDDTLYGGGPGMLLRVDVLVKALDNIQKKPKSRVLLASPQGERLTQAKAQQLCQDYEQLILVSGRYEGVDERFIDGWVDELFSIGDYILPSGDLPCMVMMESVSRCIKGVVGDHRNVEEDSFSQQRLKYPQYTRPEVFLERRVPDILLSGNHKKISEWRKDMAKKNTLKRRPDMLENSTTKE, from the coding sequence ATGCAATTTGACGTCATTACCCTGGTTCCAGAATATATTGAATCAATTCGTATAAATACTTTATGGCGGCGAGCAGAAGAAAAATCACTGCTAGCGCTTCAGTGTCATCAACTCAGAGATTATGGACTTGGCCCACAAAAATTGGTTGACGATACCTTGTATGGTGGTGGTCCTGGAATGCTACTAAGGGTGGATGTTTTAGTTAAAGCTTTAGATAATATCCAAAAAAAACCTAAATCTAGGGTTTTACTGGCTTCACCTCAAGGTGAACGGTTAACACAAGCAAAAGCCCAGCAATTATGTCAGGACTATGAACAGCTGATTTTGGTATCCGGACGTTATGAAGGCGTTGATGAACGTTTTATAGATGGTTGGGTTGATGAATTGTTTTCTATTGGTGACTATATCCTACCCTCAGGGGATTTGCCTTGTATGGTGATGATGGAAAGTGTATCACGCTGTATCAAAGGTGTGGTCGGGGATCATAGAAATGTTGAAGAAGATAGTTTTAGCCAGCAACGGTTAAAATACCCCCAATATACCCGTCCAGAGGTTTTCTTGGAGCGAAGGGTTCCAGATATACTGCTTAGTGGCAATCACAAAAAAATAAGTGAGTGGCGAAAAGACATGGCTAAAAAGAATACTTTGAAAAGACGACCAGATATGTTAGAAAACTCGACTACAAAAGAATAA
- a CDS encoding cell division protein ZapA, which produces MHVQYGSSMKVSILGKLYSIKSSHDPEFMQEAAALLAEKINQLQKKMGPMPAEKIAVLVGLNLAGELIELKKSHKDSAKKIKKRVEYVFEKLDALEKNQNQ; this is translated from the coding sequence ATGCATGTACAGTACGGTTCAAGTATGAAAGTATCCATTTTAGGCAAACTCTATTCTATAAAATCTTCGCATGACCCAGAATTTATGCAAGAAGCAGCAGCATTGCTGGCAGAAAAAATCAACCAGTTGCAAAAAAAAATGGGACCCATGCCAGCAGAAAAAATTGCTGTTCTGGTGGGGCTTAACTTGGCGGGTGAGCTGATTGAATTAAAGAAAAGCCATAAAGATAGTGCTAAAAAAATAAAAAAAAGAGTTGAGTATGTTTTTGAAAAACTGGATGCTTTAGAAAAAAATCAAAATCAATAA
- a CDS encoding 5-formyltetrahydrofolate cyclo-ligase, whose translation MQHQSDKKYFRLQSVKKIKVLSDKQKQECSKKLMHVFLDSVDLTKNIKSVAVYAYDSTEISVDFIAEALLEQGLTVSFPVIESGAMSFYAVKSLSDLSLGCYGIRQPKGILANKVDTFDLMLIPGRAFDTLGNRIGRGAGYYDKFLELHSCTYKVGVAFDFQVYSKVLPVESHDIAVKAVMTEKKFYKAD comes from the coding sequence ATGCAGCATCAATCAGATAAAAAATATTTTAGATTACAAAGTGTTAAAAAAATAAAGGTACTCAGTGACAAACAAAAACAAGAGTGTTCAAAAAAGTTAATGCATGTGTTTTTAGACAGCGTTGATTTGACTAAAAATATAAAGTCAGTTGCAGTTTATGCGTATGATTCTACTGAAATATCTGTAGACTTTATTGCTGAAGCTTTGTTAGAACAAGGCCTTACGGTATCTTTCCCTGTGATAGAATCAGGTGCAATGAGTTTTTATGCAGTTAAAAGTTTGAGTGATTTAAGCCTGGGTTGCTATGGCATACGCCAACCGAAGGGTATTTTAGCCAACAAAGTTGATACGTTTGATCTTATGTTAATACCGGGTCGTGCTTTTGATACTTTGGGTAATCGTATTGGTAGAGGTGCAGGCTATTATGATAAATTTTTAGAGCTTCATTCATGCACATATAAAGTTGGGGTTGCCTTTGACTTTCAAGTTTATTCAAAAGTTTTGCCAGTTGAATCCCATGATATTGCCGTGAAAGCTGTGATGACAGAAAAAAAATTTTATAAAGCAGATTAA